A window of Bacillus sp. DX3.1 genomic DNA:
AAATAGTTTGTGTTTCGATAGTTCTTTTAGGAGCAGGAGTATTTTGATTGTATCTCTCGAATATAACCCTCTTGTTAGTAAAGTCAGGGTCATATTCGTATAGATAAACAGAATAGTTCGGATCACCCCAAGCTGTCGTACCGTTACCTAACCATTCAATTCTATAAATCTTTCCTGGACGCGCATTAAAAACTTTGCAATCTAGAATAGCATTGTTAATTTCTTCAATTTCATTATATGACACCCCGTTTCGAGGTGTATTTTTTAACGGGTAGGTAATACCTTGATTTCCTACTAGATATCCTGTTTTTTCATCATAAATGTAGTTATTTTCATGAATTACACACCCTTTTGATGTGCCATATACAGAATCTGTTAAGTTTAAAAATTTACCTGTTATTTTAGATGTGTCATATGTTACAACAATTGTTAATAATTCATTTTTGAAATGAAAAACACGATTTACAATAGATGTTGTTGGTTTAGGAAATAAATCGGAACGATAATGTTGTAATACTCTCCTTCCATTTGCACTATTAGAACCAAAATTGTTAATAGTGTATTCTACAATTGAAACTCCCCACTGCTCTTTATCATCTAACACTACACCATTAGCGATATACTCTATCACATAATACTTACCACGCTTTGCGCCGATTACTTTCGTATACAGAATAGTTTTTTTCGCTTGTTCATCTACATTATTTAATACACCATCACGAATGATGTTATCTAAAGGGTACACAACGCCACTGTTAACCTCTAATCCTTTAGCTACTATAATTGGTGTATTTCCAGCCATCGCTTGTAAAATCTCATCCGACAGTAAAGATTTCGGTATTTTTGTACCGCTACTTTCCATTGCCCCAAGAGGGTTGCTTGTTTTTGCAGAAAGCTCACTAAAATTATCATTAAGCGGCTGCGCTTGTACGTCTCCAATAATCGGTTTTACCATGATGTCCTCACCTCGTCTCTATATGAAAAGGTGATTCCATTCAAATGAGACGGTTGCAACAGGTTCTGTTTCGCTTTCAAACATAAAACCATTGTCCCCTTCTACCAATTGAATAAAATCACCTGTATATTTTGTTAATAAGTTGATGCTACTGTTTTTCACAACAGTCCATGTTTTCGCATCTATAATAAACTGATCTGCATCAGTGAATGTTTCAGTAATTTGAATCCATTTTCCAGTTGTTAAGTTCGTTATTTTTGGATTCTTACAACGGCCTTTTACAATGATTTTCAAAGGCGCTTCATAGTAACTATGATTGTGTACGCCGGAATAATGTATTGTATAGCGCCAATCAAACTCTCTTGGATTAGGGTATATAATTCCGCTGTTATATTTGGCACCACTATCGTATAAAGTTTTTTTGTCATACGCTGTATCGAGTGCGTATGCACGCGGATCATACGCAGTTAACGGAAAAACAAGATTAGCCATTGTTTTATAACGAGTTGTATCTAAACTACCACTATACCTAACCTTGTAATATTTATCTGGCTCATAATCAAAAATCAGTTTTACTGTTTTAGGTTTTCCATGTGAGTCAAAAAAGGTCTTCATGACTTCTCTTATTTTTAATGCCGATAGGTAATTATTTGGTTGGGGTTTAACCAATATTGGCAAAGTAAAAGGTCTTGCTTCTAAATCTGCACCAAAATCATATGCGCCAGGAACTCCTGGAATTGTAACCGTATAATCACGAGTAGATGGTGCTGCTGGATGTTGATGTTCTGGTAAAAGCGCTAAACCTAATTCATTTAACGTTTTTCCATCGATTGTTAGACTCATTCCTGTCACACCTTTCTACTCGACCCTTTAATAAGATTATTTATTTCTCTTGCTAATTTGTTAATATCTGCTTCTTCTCTAACCACAAATGTTGAACCTCTAAACATGTCAGCGAAGTTGTATGAGTTCATGTCATTTGATTTTGAAGAAGAACTTCCCTCCACAGTTGATGGGGTTGTATTTCTATTCATTGCTTGTGTACTGTTTGCCATACTGCTATAAACGCCACTCATTACACTTCTTAAACCAGCTAATTGATTCATAGAATTAGCCATTGTATAGCTCATATCACCAACTAATTGTCCTATAGTACCTGTAATACCAAGCGACTTTTCTGAAGAGGATAATGGTGTAACTGTGATTGAATTACCTCTTTTGGTAAACAATTCAGGTCCAGCTTCACCAGCTATAAAGGATCCATTACCTACAGGTTTCCCACCTGTTGCAAGCATTGGAATAGTTGAAACGTTAGGTGAAGAACCACCAAAGCCTGGAACCCAATCTGGAATAGAAATACTATTAATACCCTTAATAACTCCATTAATCAATGAAATCACAGCATTTAGTGGTGCTTTTGCAGCTGCTTTGATACCCTCGAATATTCCGCTAAAAATTTGAACAATACCACTCCAGGCTTTTTCCCAATCCCCTGTGAACACGCCAGTAATAAAATCGATAATCCCATTTAAAATAGGTTTTAAAACATTATTCCACACACTTTCAATTCCACTAAATGCATCGGATACTACGCTACCAATAGCACCAAAGACGAATTGAAATGCTGGCAAAAGGATTGTTTTAATTATTGTCGCGATAATTGAAAATACAGGTGATAATATTTCATTCCAAACACGTTGAATGATTGTGAATGCATCCTTAACGATATTCTGTATCACTGAAAAACCTTGTTCGAATGCTGGCTTTAAAGTTTCATTTATGGTGGCTACAATTTGATCTACCGTCGGTTTCAAATACTCGTTATATACCCGCATTATTTCATCACCAAATAATATCAAAATGGCAATAACTGCGGCTATTGCGGCGGCTATTAATGTGAACGGACTAGTTAATACAGCCATAATTCCTGCAAAAGTAAGTGCTTCAGTTGCTACTAATAAAAGTACGGGAGTCAGTGCCATGAGTGCCCCCATAATTATTCCAATAGCTACTGCAATCGCTGTAATAGTTGCAGCTAAAACAGGATTGTTGCTTATCCACTCTGCAATTTTAGCCATAATACCAGCTATAACGATTAATATAGGTTCAAGTGCTATTTTCAGATCAGCCATCGCTTGTTGCATCATTACAGCTGGATTTGCATCCATTTTTTTTACGGATTCATTTAATTGATCTTGGTTATTCTTAAAGTCTATTGTTTTTTGCGAAGCACCTATTAAAGTATTAGTGATATTCTGCCCTTGGTCTTCGTAAAGGGTCCCAAAAAGCTTTACCCCTACCTCATTGCGTTTCGTTTCATCTTCAATACTAGCTAAAGCTTTAGCAATCTCTGTCATAGCAGCAGATCCTTCTTTACCACCTTTAGCAACAGATTGACCCCATTTTTCCAACTGTTCAGCAGATATACTAGTACCTTGAAGAGCTTCTTTCATGGCCTTGTCGACACCTTGACCAAATTCAGCCGCTTTAATACGACCTTCCTTCAATGAATCTAAGAGATTATCGATATTCCAAGTTCCTGTTTCAACACCAGCAGCCATGATTGCTTGTACTTCCTGTGCATCATAGCCAGCTCGTGTTAGCTGCGCTCCGTACTCTGCAAGAATGTCCAATTGCTCAGGAGGGAAGCCAACTTTTAAAAGTGCATCTGTTAACCCCATCGCACCTTCCTGTGAAATACCTAATTCACTAGCAATCTCATTTGTTTCTTGTATAAGTTCATTGAAATCAATTCCGGCATAAGAATTCGCAATAACAGCTGCACTCTTAACAATAGCCGTGTTTGCTTCATCGGAAGCTGTTTTGTTTAATGCCCATTGTCGTCTTACACCCTCTAATGAAGCTTCACCATCTACTCCATACGCTTCAATGCCTCTTACTGCTTCCTCTACTGACTTTTTAGATTCCTCTGGTACATTAAAAGTTATATCAATTTTTGTTTTTAATTTCGATGTATCAAGAGCTTGTTCGATAGCTCCAGCAATACCGCCGCCAGCTAATGCAGCACCTAGCATGTTTTCTAATTCAATATTCAAATCATTAACGTCATTTTGAGCCATTTCAGCCCCTCGTGATAAATCTCGTAATTCATTTCTCACATTTTCAATTGAATTTCCATCGTCAAGAGATGATAAGGCTCGTCTTAATCTTTCTAAATCTGCATCTGCACCTAATGCCTCGCGTCCAATACGCTCAATTGCTTCGTCTAGTTGTGCAGATGTAGCTGTACCTTGCCGGATTGCCGTTGTCAATCGACCACCTAATATATCAGCGAATTGATCAACACTCGTACCTGTAGCATCGAAAAGAGTATTTAATTCACGAGTAGTGCGCGCTGCTCTTTCTTCCTCAATCCTCATGTTGTTCAGTTGGTTTTGAAGTCCACCGAGGGAACCTTCTGTAAACTCAAGTTCACGCCTAAACGCCCGATATTGCTCTTCTCCAATTTCACCGCTATCGAATTGCGCCTGAACTTGCTGTTCGGCAGCACGTAATTGGTTTAGTTTATCTGTCGTGGTCTCGATACGCTGAGTTAATAGTTGCTGTTTTTGCGCCAAAGCTTCGACGTTACCGGGGTTAAATTTCAATAGGCGTTCAACATCTTTTAACTCTTTAGCTAAGTCATTACTACGTTTATTTACGTCTTTTAAAGCATTCTGTAAACCTACCGTGTCTCCACCAATCTCGACGGTAATGCCTCGTATTCTACTTCCTGCCATAATTTCACCTCTCTTCTTTAGAAAGCATCGTAATCAGATTGAGTGGCTTTTCTCTTATTTTCTTTTTCTTTTTGTGGATTCTGCATTTCAACATACTCGTCAATGTAATCTAAGCAGTCACCTATGGTCATATCATCTAAATCTATTTTTGAAAGTTTACATGAATAGCAAAGAGCAAGGAATGTATCAACGGAAAATTCACCGTCACTTCCTTGCTCTTGCTCTTGCTCATTTCCTGTTATTTTTTTTTTGATTGAACAGTGCTTTTAATTAAATCTTGA
This region includes:
- a CDS encoding phage tail domain-containing protein, with protein sequence MSLTIDGKTLNELGLALLPEHQHPAAPSTRDYTVTIPGVPGAYDFGADLEARPFTLPILVKPQPNNYLSALKIREVMKTFFDSHGKPKTVKLIFDYEPDKYYKVRYSGSLDTTRYKTMANLVFPLTAYDPRAYALDTAYDKKTLYDSGAKYNSGIIYPNPREFDWRYTIHYSGVHNHSYYEAPLKIIVKGRCKNPKITNLTTGKWIQITETFTDADQFIIDAKTWTVVKNSSINLLTKYTGDFIQLVEGDNGFMFESETEPVATVSFEWNHLFI
- a CDS encoding replication protein, which translates into the protein MAGSRIRGITVEIGGDTVGLQNALKDVNKRSNDLAKELKDVERLLKFNPGNVEALAQKQQLLTQRIETTTDKLNQLRAAEQQVQAQFDSGEIGEEQYRAFRRELEFTEGSLGGLQNQLNNMRIEEERAARTTRELNTLFDATGTSVDQFADILGGRLTTAIRQGTATSAQLDEAIERIGREALGADADLERLRRALSSLDDGNSIENVRNELRDLSRGAEMAQNDVNDLNIELENMLGAALAGGGIAGAIEQALDTSKLKTKIDITFNVPEESKKSVEEAVRGIEAYGVDGEASLEGVRRQWALNKTASDEANTAIVKSAAVIANSYAGIDFNELIQETNEIASELGISQEGAMGLTDALLKVGFPPEQLDILAEYGAQLTRAGYDAQEVQAIMAAGVETGTWNIDNLLDSLKEGRIKAAEFGQGVDKAMKEALQGTSISAEQLEKWGQSVAKGGKEGSAAMTEIAKALASIEDETKRNEVGVKLFGTLYEDQGQNITNTLIGASQKTIDFKNNQDQLNESVKKMDANPAVMMQQAMADLKIALEPILIVIAGIMAKIAEWISNNPVLAATITAIAVAIGIIMGALMALTPVLLLVATEALTFAGIMAVLTSPFTLIAAAIAAVIAILILFGDEIMRVYNEYLKPTVDQIVATINETLKPAFEQGFSVIQNIVKDAFTIIQRVWNEILSPVFSIIATIIKTILLPAFQFVFGAIGSVVSDAFSGIESVWNNVLKPILNGIIDFITGVFTGDWEKAWSGIVQIFSGIFEGIKAAAKAPLNAVISLINGVIKGINSISIPDWVPGFGGSSPNVSTIPMLATGGKPVGNGSFIAGEAGPELFTKRGNSITVTPLSSSEKSLGITGTIGQLVGDMSYTMANSMNQLAGLRSVMSGVYSSMANSTQAMNRNTTPSTVEGSSSSKSNDMNSYNFADMFRGSTFVVREEADINKLAREINNLIKGSSRKV